A portion of the Ferrimonas lipolytica genome contains these proteins:
- the nlpI gene encoding lipoprotein NlpI: MKIKSVWLSLMLSGALLSGCASTSVEPQGASPQLLLATPRQADPQLEVSVAKITELLHSGKMEAEEQSKLFYERAIRYDALGLRTLARLDFNQAMHLQPAEANVFNFMGIYATQASDFDKAYESFDAVLELDPEYNYAYLNRGIASYYGGRTDLAVIDFTTFYQLDKQDAYRVVWLYLAEQALDPVSAKSNLQQRVALLDSNDWATGLAKFYLGEIDEGQLLQSARRGLTKKGEMGERMCEAYFYLGKQARIDGEPSRAINLYKLALATNVYEFVEHRYALLEMRQIAEDAIEEARKAQESMPQEPQA; this comes from the coding sequence ATGAAAATCAAATCTGTGTGGTTATCTCTGATGTTAAGCGGTGCCCTGCTTAGTGGTTGTGCCTCTACATCGGTTGAGCCACAAGGGGCTTCGCCGCAACTGTTGCTGGCGACGCCACGACAGGCGGATCCACAATTGGAAGTTTCGGTTGCTAAGATCACCGAGTTGCTGCACAGCGGTAAGATGGAAGCCGAGGAGCAATCGAAGTTGTTTTATGAGCGTGCTATTCGCTACGACGCTTTAGGCTTGCGCACTCTGGCGCGTTTGGATTTTAACCAAGCGATGCACTTGCAACCGGCGGAAGCCAACGTGTTCAACTTCATGGGGATCTATGCTACCCAAGCGTCGGATTTCGATAAGGCGTATGAGTCGTTTGATGCGGTGTTAGAACTGGATCCTGAATACAATTACGCCTATTTAAATCGAGGCATTGCGTCATACTACGGTGGCCGTACCGATCTTGCTGTTATCGATTTCACCACATTTTACCAGCTCGACAAACAGGACGCCTATCGTGTGGTATGGCTATATTTGGCTGAGCAAGCGCTTGATCCTGTTTCAGCTAAATCTAACCTGCAGCAACGTGTGGCGTTGTTAGACAGCAACGATTGGGCGACCGGTTTAGCTAAGTTCTACCTTGGTGAGATTGATGAGGGTCAACTGCTGCAAAGTGCACGCCGGGGCCTGACTAAGAAGGGCGAAATGGGCGAGCGGATGTGTGAGGCTTATTTCTATCTTGGCAAGCAAGCCCGTATTGATGGTGAGCCAAGCCGCGCCATTAATCTCTACAAGCTGGCCTTGGCGACTAACGTCTATGAGTTTGTTGAACACCGCTATGCACTGTTAGAGATGCGTCAAATCGCCGAAGATGCGATTGAGGAAGCGCGTAAAGCGCAGGAGTCTATGCCACAAGAACCACAGGCGTGA
- the rpsO gene encoding 30S ribosomal protein S15 — MSLSAEAKAKIVAEFGQGENDTGSPEVQVALHTAQINHLQGHFKQHIHDHHSRRGLLRMVAQRRKLLDYLKRKDVARYQEVIAKLGLRR; from the coding sequence ATGTCACTAAGCGCAGAAGCTAAGGCAAAAATCGTTGCTGAATTCGGTCAAGGCGAGAACGACACTGGTAGCCCAGAAGTTCAAGTTGCTTTGCACACCGCTCAGATCAACCACCTGCAAGGCCACTTCAAGCAGCACATCCACGATCACCACAGCCGTCGCGGTCTGCTGCGCATGGTTGCTCAACGTCGTAAGCTGCTGGACTACTTGAAGCGTAAAGACGTTGCTCGTTACCAAGAAGTTATCGCCAAGCTGGGCCTGCGTCGCTAA
- the truB gene encoding tRNA pseudouridine(55) synthase TruB, whose product MGRRRNRGRLIDGVVLLDKPLGISSNDALQKVKRIYNANKAGHTGALDPLATGMLPICLGEATKFSQYLLDSDKRYTVIAKLGQRTTTSDADGEIVSERPVNVTQAQIDEALDGFRGETMQVPSMYSALKYQGQPLYKYAREGVEVPRVARPINVFELNQLRFEGDELELDIHVSKGTYIRTICDDLGEVLGCGAHVSYLRRTQVANYPYERMVTLPQLEELLRQAELQEIEPKELLDPLLLPMDTAVSDLPEVNMSEVVASYILHGQAVQVSGAPLDGIVRLTMGDEATFIGLGQIDDAGLVAPKRLINRQEG is encoded by the coding sequence ATGGGCCGCCGTCGTAATCGTGGTCGTCTGATTGACGGTGTCGTGCTGCTGGATAAGCCGTTGGGGATCTCCTCCAATGACGCCCTGCAGAAAGTAAAACGCATCTATAACGCCAACAAGGCGGGTCACACTGGTGCGCTTGATCCTTTAGCGACTGGCATGCTGCCAATCTGCTTAGGCGAAGCCACTAAGTTTTCTCAATACCTGTTGGACTCAGATAAGCGTTACACCGTTATTGCTAAGCTTGGCCAGCGCACGACCACCTCAGATGCCGATGGTGAAATCGTTTCTGAGCGTCCGGTTAATGTAACCCAAGCGCAGATTGATGAGGCGTTGGATGGTTTCCGCGGTGAAACCATGCAAGTACCATCAATGTATTCGGCGTTAAAATACCAAGGTCAGCCTCTCTATAAGTACGCCCGTGAAGGGGTAGAAGTACCTCGCGTTGCCCGCCCAATCAATGTATTTGAGTTAAACCAACTGCGTTTTGAAGGTGACGAGTTAGAGCTGGATATTCACGTATCTAAAGGCACCTATATCCGTACCATCTGTGATGATCTGGGGGAAGTGTTAGGTTGTGGTGCACACGTAAGTTACTTACGTCGTACCCAAGTTGCTAACTACCCGTACGAGCGGATGGTTACCTTGCCACAGTTGGAAGAGTTACTTCGCCAGGCTGAGCTCCAAGAGATTGAGCCAAAAGAGTTACTCGACCCGCTGTTGTTACCAATGGATACCGCGGTGAGCGATCTGCCCGAGGTGAACATGTCCGAGGTTGTAGCGAGTTACATCTTGCACGGCCAAGCGGTACAGGTGTCTGGTGCACCATTGGACGGCATTGTTCGATTAACCATGGGCGATGAAGCAACCTTTATCGGCCTAGGTCAAATCGATGACGCTGGCCTCGTTGCACCAAAACGCCTGATTAACCGTCAGGAAGGTTGA
- the pnp gene encoding polyribonucleotide nucleotidyltransferase, with protein MNPVIKSFPYGKHTVTLETGVIARQADAAVLASMGDTTVLVSVVGKKKVQPGQDFFPLTVNYQEKTYAAGKIPGGFFKREGRPSEGETLTARLIDRPIRPLFPKGFMNEVQVVATVVSVEPAVSPDVVAMIGTSAALAISGVPFNGPIGCARVGYKDGEYMLNPSREELAESKLDLVVAGTEGAVLMVESEAEVLSEEEMLGAVVYGHQAQQAVINAINELKAEAGKPVWDWTAPVKNEELAAKVAEHAEQGLGDAYTTSDKVARVEKINAVKSATKEAILAADPDQDEQEIAGLLASLEKKVVRTRIIAGEPRIDGRDTKMVRALSVLPGVLPRTHGSALFTRGETQALVAATLGTERDGQIIDELVGERTDRFMLHYNFPPYCVGETGFIGSPKRREIGHGKLAKRGVQAVMPTAEEFPYTVRVVSEITESNGSSSMASVCGTSLALMDAGVPIKASVAGIAMGLVKEGDDFVVLSDILGDEDHLGDMDFKVAGTSKGVTALQMDIKIEGITQEIMQIALKQANEARNHILSVMDQAMPSHRSELSDHAPRITTLKINPDKIRDVIGKGGATIRALTEETGTTIEIEDDGTVKVASTDGEAAKLAISKIEAITADVEEGRIYKGKVVRIVDFGAFVNILPGKDGLVHISQITEERVNNVADHLSMGQEIDVKVVEVDRQGRIRLSMKDVAPKAAPAAE; from the coding sequence GTGAATCCTGTCATTAAGAGCTTTCCATACGGCAAGCACACCGTAACCCTAGAAACGGGTGTTATTGCTCGTCAAGCCGACGCTGCCGTTCTGGCAAGCATGGGCGACACCACTGTTTTGGTATCTGTTGTTGGTAAGAAAAAAGTACAACCAGGCCAAGACTTCTTCCCACTAACTGTTAACTACCAAGAGAAAACTTACGCTGCAGGTAAGATTCCAGGTGGTTTCTTTAAGCGTGAAGGTCGTCCAAGCGAAGGCGAAACTCTGACTGCCCGTCTGATTGACCGTCCTATCCGTCCACTGTTCCCGAAAGGCTTCATGAACGAAGTGCAGGTAGTTGCTACTGTCGTTTCTGTTGAACCTGCGGTATCTCCAGACGTTGTTGCCATGATTGGTACTTCTGCGGCTCTGGCTATCTCTGGTGTTCCATTCAACGGCCCAATCGGTTGTGCTCGCGTTGGTTATAAAGACGGCGAATACATGCTGAACCCTTCTCGCGAAGAGCTGGCTGAGTCAAAACTGGATCTGGTTGTTGCCGGTACCGAAGGCGCCGTTCTGATGGTTGAATCAGAAGCTGAAGTATTGTCTGAAGAAGAGATGCTGGGTGCGGTTGTATATGGTCACCAAGCACAGCAGGCGGTAATCAACGCCATCAACGAACTAAAAGCTGAAGCGGGCAAGCCTGTATGGGATTGGACTGCACCAGTTAAAAACGAAGAATTGGCTGCTAAGGTTGCTGAGCACGCTGAGCAAGGCTTAGGCGACGCTTACACCACTAGCGACAAGGTTGCTCGTGTTGAGAAGATCAACGCGGTTAAGAGTGCCACTAAAGAAGCTATTTTGGCTGCTGACCCAGACCAAGACGAGCAAGAGATTGCTGGTTTGTTAGCAAGCCTTGAGAAGAAAGTAGTTCGTACTCGCATTATTGCTGGCGAGCCACGTATTGATGGTCGTGATACCAAGATGGTACGTGCGCTGTCTGTATTGCCTGGCGTATTGCCACGTACTCACGGTTCTGCCTTGTTCACCCGTGGTGAAACTCAGGCGCTGGTTGCAGCGACTTTGGGTACAGAGCGTGATGGTCAGATCATTGATGAGCTGGTTGGCGAGCGTACTGATCGCTTTATGCTGCACTACAACTTCCCTCCATACTGTGTAGGCGAAACCGGTTTCATCGGTTCACCTAAGCGTCGTGAAATCGGCCACGGTAAATTGGCGAAGCGCGGTGTTCAGGCAGTAATGCCTACTGCTGAAGAATTCCCGTACACCGTTCGTGTGGTTTCTGAAATCACCGAATCTAACGGTTCTTCTTCTATGGCCTCAGTTTGTGGTACCTCTTTGGCTCTGATGGACGCTGGTGTTCCAATCAAGGCTTCTGTAGCGGGTATCGCGATGGGTCTGGTTAAGGAAGGCGATGACTTTGTGGTTCTGTCTGACATCTTGGGTGACGAAGATCACCTAGGTGACATGGACTTTAAAGTAGCTGGTACCTCTAAAGGTGTTACTGCACTGCAGATGGACATCAAGATTGAAGGTATCACTCAGGAGATCATGCAGATCGCCCTGAAACAGGCTAACGAAGCTCGTAACCACATCCTGAGCGTTATGGATCAAGCGATGCCTTCGCATCGTTCTGAGCTATCTGATCACGCTCCTCGTATCACTACTTTGAAGATTAACCCTGATAAGATCCGTGACGTAATCGGTAAAGGTGGCGCGACCATCCGTGCTCTGACCGAAGAGACTGGCACCACTATCGAAATCGAAGATGACGGTACCGTAAAAGTGGCCTCTACCGATGGCGAAGCTGCCAAACTGGCTATATCTAAGATTGAAGCGATCACCGCTGATGTTGAAGAAGGACGCATTTACAAGGGTAAGGTTGTTCGTATCGTTGATTTCGGTGCGTTCGTTAACATCCTGCCTGGTAAAGATGGTTTGGTACACATCTCTCAGATCACTGAAGAGCGCGTAAACAACGTTGCCGATCACCTGAGCATGGGCCAAGAGATCGACGTTAAGGTAGTGGAAGTTGACCGCCAAGGTCGTATCCGCCTATCTATGAAAGACGTTGCTCCTAAAGCGGCACCAGCTGCTGAGTAA
- a CDS encoding glycoside hydrolase family 3 protein, with the protein MTLIRQQLAQRLMIDLRHFSFDGVLKPVTQLDDNLKQLISSRGIGGVILFGENCQSAQQVRWLTDELQDASRAGALGLPLLLSIDQEGGRVVRTDRSWSTSLAGNMAIGATAAQHGDDYATAAASVIANELDALGINTVHAPCVDLNNNRDNPVINVRAFGETADLVSTLGLASCRAFASAGIAATLKHFPGHGDTATDSHTGLPLVAHSREHIERHELQPYRKIIAISPPPLVMTAHIQYPALDSSTVAGEIRPATMSRAIITGLLRDDIGYNGVVITDALDMAAIAKLMPPSQAVIEVFNAGVDIALMPLKIRDVSDFAKLDALLDRLEQALQQNELSLAEHQQSFKRIRSLKSTLKIEHSDLQTLACAEHRALELSLAQAAVTTVSGSRPEILDNSKRLLLLLPGKPLLQGLNQALAQLGGNEIEAVDISEEVVDWPERLARCDVVISGFVSPRQSAAELGGVDDLRLLDEQAVINAYQPNRLVVPLQLAQQMAKPVVYLSLRAPYDIALFGQYADWTLASYAYHVDSSEDPGASLTALAQAILGQFSPTGKLPVTVE; encoded by the coding sequence GTGACTTTAATCCGACAACAACTGGCGCAGCGATTAATGATCGATCTGCGCCATTTTAGTTTTGACGGTGTGCTAAAACCGGTAACTCAACTCGATGACAACCTTAAGCAGTTGATCAGCTCTCGAGGCATCGGCGGAGTTATTTTATTTGGTGAAAATTGCCAGTCAGCGCAACAAGTTAGATGGCTAACTGATGAGCTGCAAGACGCTTCAAGAGCGGGAGCGCTCGGCTTGCCACTGCTGTTGTCAATCGATCAGGAAGGCGGCCGGGTAGTTCGCACCGACAGATCCTGGAGTACCAGCTTAGCCGGCAATATGGCGATTGGTGCTACTGCTGCACAACACGGTGACGACTACGCAACGGCTGCCGCTAGCGTCATCGCTAACGAACTTGATGCGCTGGGTATCAATACTGTGCATGCCCCCTGCGTAGATCTGAACAACAACCGCGATAATCCGGTGATCAACGTGCGCGCCTTCGGTGAAACGGCCGATCTTGTTAGTACATTGGGTTTAGCCAGTTGCAGAGCATTTGCCTCGGCGGGGATAGCGGCGACCTTAAAACATTTTCCCGGCCATGGTGATACCGCAACCGACAGTCACACTGGCTTGCCACTGGTCGCACACAGCCGCGAACACATTGAGCGACATGAGCTGCAACCCTATCGAAAGATCATTGCGATAAGCCCACCGCCATTGGTCATGACTGCACACATTCAATATCCGGCGCTAGACAGTAGCACCGTCGCGGGCGAGATTCGTCCCGCGACGATGTCGCGGGCAATTATTACCGGCTTGCTCCGTGATGATATCGGTTACAACGGTGTGGTGATCACTGACGCGTTGGATATGGCAGCGATTGCCAAGCTAATGCCACCGTCGCAGGCAGTGATTGAAGTATTTAACGCCGGGGTCGATATTGCGCTGATGCCGCTGAAAATTCGTGATGTCAGCGATTTTGCCAAATTAGATGCATTGCTTGATAGGCTCGAACAGGCCTTGCAACAGAATGAACTGTCGTTAGCTGAGCACCAGCAGTCATTTAAACGGATTAGATCACTTAAATCGACATTGAAAATAGAACATTCAGACTTACAGACGCTCGCTTGTGCAGAACACCGAGCATTGGAATTGTCACTGGCACAAGCGGCTGTTACCACAGTCAGCGGCAGCCGCCCTGAGATTCTAGATAATTCAAAACGGCTACTGTTGTTGCTGCCGGGTAAGCCATTATTACAGGGGCTTAACCAAGCACTTGCGCAGTTAGGCGGTAATGAAATCGAAGCGGTCGATATAAGTGAAGAGGTAGTCGATTGGCCTGAGCGCTTGGCTCGTTGTGATGTGGTTATATCTGGTTTTGTGTCGCCGCGACAAAGTGCCGCTGAGCTTGGTGGTGTGGATGACTTAAGGTTGCTGGATGAACAAGCGGTCATCAATGCCTATCAACCAAATCGACTGGTGGTACCGTTGCAGCTGGCGCAGCAGATGGCGAAGCCGGTAGTCTATCTGTCGCTGCGAGCCCCA
- the rbfA gene encoding 30S ribosome-binding factor RbfA, protein MAKEFSRSRRIGQQLQRELAMAMQRDIRDARLGMVTVNEVEVSRDMGYAKIFVTFLNDDDAEVKKQLDALIELAPMIRTMIAGRVKLRVMPELRFQYDRSLVDGINMATLVGKVRAEDNAKIEKFGRDEEAEDQNGEAQD, encoded by the coding sequence ATGGCAAAAGAATTCAGTCGTAGCCGCCGCATCGGCCAACAACTGCAACGCGAATTGGCGATGGCCATGCAGCGTGACATTCGCGATGCTCGCTTGGGCATGGTGACCGTAAACGAAGTAGAAGTATCCCGTGATATGGGGTACGCCAAGATCTTCGTAACCTTTTTAAACGACGACGATGCAGAAGTTAAAAAACAGCTTGATGCATTGATTGAACTGGCACCAATGATCCGTACTATGATCGCCGGTCGCGTTAAACTGCGCGTTATGCCAGAACTGCGTTTCCAGTACGACCGCTCTTTGGTTGACGGCATCAACATGGCCACCTTAGTGGGCAAGGTTCGTGCAGAAGACAACGCTAAGATCGAAAAGTTTGGCCGTGACGAAGAAGCAGAAGACCAAAACGGCGAGGCGCAAGACTAA